Below is a window of Streptomyces spongiicola DNA.
AGGTGATCGCCGGCCACGACCCGCTCGACTCCACCTCCATCGACGCCCCGGTCCCGCCGGTCGTCGAGGCCGCGCGCAACGGCTCGGTCGAGGGCATGCGCGTCGGTGTCGTCAGGCAGTTCCGCGGCGAGGGCTACCAGGCCGGTGTCGTACAGCGGTTCGACGAGTCCGTGCGGCTGCTGAAGGAGCTGGGCGCGGAGATCGTCGAACTCGACTGCCCCTCCTTCGACCTGGCTCTCTCCGCCTACTACCTGATCGCGCCGTCCGAGTGCTCCTCGAACCTCGCCCGGTTCGACGGTCTGCGCTACGGCCTGCGCGTCGGCGACGACGGCACCCGCTCGGCCGAGGACGTCACCTCGCTGACCCGCGAGGAGGGCTTCGGCGACGAGGTCAAGCGCCGGATCATGCTCGGCACTTACGCCCTGTCGTCGGGCTACTACGACGCGTACTACGGCAGTGCCCAGAAGGTGCGCACCCTCATCAAGCAGGACTTCGAGAGGGCCTTCGAGCAGGTCGACGTGATCGTCTCCCCGACGACCCCGACCACCGCCTTCCCGATCGGCGAGCGCGCCGACGACCCGATGGCGATGTACCTCGCCGACCTGTGCACGATTCCGACCAACCTGGCCGGCAACGCCGCGATGTCGCTGCCCTGCGGACTGGCGCCGGAGGACGGTCTCCCGGTCGGTCTGCAGATCATCGCCCCCGCCATGAAGGACGAGCGGCTCTACCGGGTGGGTGCGGCCGTCGAGGCGGCCTTCGTGGCACGCTGGGGCCATCCGCTGCTGGAGGAGGCACCGTCACTGTGAGTAGCTTGCAGAAGGCCAAGGGCTTCACGAAGTCCCGTACCGGCACGTATGTGTCCATGGCCGCCACCGCGTTCGGAGCCATCGGCGTCGCCAAGCAGGCCAGGAAGGCCCGCCTGGAGCACGACACGCTCCGGCTGGTCGACGCCGCCGTGTCCGCCGCCGCCATCGTCACCGGACTCGCGATCCTCTACCGGGAGCTGAAGCGCCTGGGCGACGACGACGTCCTGCTGGGCTGAGAGGGAAAGTTTCACCGTGACCGTCACGACTGACCTGGTGTCGTACGAGGACGCACTCGCGTCGTACGACCCCGTCATGGGCCTGGAGGTCCATGTCGAACTCGGCACCAGGACCAAGATGTTCTGCGGCTGCTCGACCGGGCTGGGCGCCGAGCCCAACTCGCAGACCTGCCCCACCTGCCTTGGCCTGCCCGGCTCGCTGCCGGTGGTCAACGCGGTCGGCGTCGAGTCCGCCGTCAGGATCGGTCTCGCGCTGCACTGCGAGATCGCCGAATGGTGCCGCTTCGCCCGGAAGAACTACTTCTATCCGGACATGCCGAAGAACTTCCAGACCTCGCAGTACGACGAGCCGATCGCCTTCAACGGCTATCTGGACGTCCAGCTCGAGGACGGCGAGGTCTTCCGCGTGGAGATCGAGCGCGCCCACATGGAGGAGGACACCGGCAAGTCGACGCACGTCGGCGGTGCCACCGGCCGTATCCACGGCGCGTCGCACTCCCTGCTCGACTACAACCGGGCCGGCATCCCGCTGATCGAGATCGTCACCAAGCCCATCGTGGGCGCCGGTGACCGCGCCCCCGAGGTCGCCAAGGCGTACGTCGCCGAACTGCGCGAGCTGATCCGCGCCCTCGGCGTTTCCGAGGCCCGGATGGAGATGGGCCAGATGCGCTGCGACGTCAACCTGTCGCTGATGCCGAAGGGCTCGGAGACGTTCGGTACCCGCAGCGAGACCAAGAACGTCAACTCGCTGCGCAGCGTGGAGCGCGCTGTCCGCTTCGAGGCCCGGCGCCATGCCTCGGTGCTGGGCGACGGCGGCACGATCGTGCAGGAGACCCGCCACTTCCACGAGGACGACGGCTCCACCACGTCCGGCCGGGTCAAGGAGGAGGCGGAGGACTACCGCTACTTCCCGGAGCCCGACCTCGTCCCGGTCGCCCCGTCCCGTGAGTGGGTCGAGGAGCTGCGCGCCGGACTGCCCGAGCTGCCGCGGGTGCGCCGCAACCGCCTCCGCGAGGAGTGGGGCATCTCAGGGCACGACATGCAGTCGATCCTGAACGCGGGTGCGATCGACCCGATCGTGGCCACCATCGACGCCGGCGCCGACCCCGTCTCCGCCCGCAAGTGGTGGATGGGCGAGCTGGCACGCAACGCCAACGAGTCGGGCCGCTCGCTCGAGGAGCTGCCGATCTCACCGGGGCAGGTGGCCCGGGTGACCGCCCTGGTCGCGGACGGCTCGCTCAACGACAAGCTGGCCCGTCAGGTCATCGAGGGCGTGCTGGCCGGCGAGGGCGATCCGGACGCGGTCGTCGAGAAGCGGGGCCTGAAGGTCGTCTCCGACGAGGGCGCGCTGGGCGCGGCCGTCGACGAGGCGATCGCCGGCAACGCCGCCGTCGCCGACAAGATCCGGGGCGGCAAGGTCGCCGCGGTCGGCGCGCTGGTCGGCGCCGTCATGAAGGCCACGCGCGGTCAGGCCGACGCGGCCCGGGTCAAGGAGCTGATCCTGCGGAAGCTCGGTGTGACCGAGGGCTGATCCCGGGCGCTTCGGCACGAGGGGTGGGACACCGAGCCGGTGTCCCACCCCTCTCCGGTTCCCGCCGGCCGGGCGCGCCGTCCCGGTGACCGGTATGCACGGGGCCGGACCGGCATACGGGGGCCGTCCGCGGGCGGGTACCGGCCGGGCGGGTCGCGGCCCGGCCCCGCGGTGCGGACTTCGGCGTGGGCCGTGCCTGCGGACTTCGGCGTGGGCCGCAGGGGCGAGACCGTGCGGACTGCGCGGCGTGAGTCACGCGCGCCTGCCATCCCCGTAGGGCCGGCTCTGCCTGGACGCAGGAGGCCACGCGGCAGCCGGCCGCGGCCCACCGCCAGGCCCGGTCCCTCGCGGGCCGGTACTTCAGCGCCGGGTCAGGTCGACTACGTCCGTATCCCCAGGCCCGGCAGCCACAGCTCGCCGCGGCCGTCGACACCGGCTTCCCGGGCGGACAGCTCCTGCGGCCCGAGCGCGCCGCGCGAACGGAGTTCCGTGACGGCCAGCCGCGCCGCAGCGGTCGGGGAGTTCTCCGCGGCCTCCGGGAACGCCGAATGCCACCAGCCTCGGTCGTGGCCATGCCAACCGCATTGCCGCATGAGCCAGTCCCGCTCCGGGCACTGCTTCGCGTCCCGGTCGTCGATCGCCACCCCCAGTCCCTCGCCCGGACTGTACGAGACGACGAGGTCGCGGCCGGGATCCCGGTCGGCCACCACCGTGAACCCGGCCCAGTCGCCCGGCACCTGCACGGGAAGCTGTTCCGCCCACGCGGCGAGGAGCAGCTCCAGGGCGCTCTCCAACTGCTCCCAGTCGCCGGCGAGCCGATGGTCCGGTCGCCGCCACGGCGACTCGCCCGGCCCGCCGCGGTACAGCTGCCAGCTGTACGGCAGCAGGTCGAAGTCGTGCCGCCGGTCTTTCGACCAGGCGCCGCCCCAGGTGAAGCAGCGGTACTCGCCGCCCTCCAGTTCCTCGGGCCGGTGGACCGAGAGCGTGACGTGGAACCGGTCTCCCGACAGCAGCACCAGCCGGTCCGCGTCGCGCCAGCGGACACTGGGCCCCAGAGCGGATCCGCCGTACAGCGTCGGCTCCCCGATGGCGGCGACGATCGGCCCGTAGACCTCCCGGAACGCCTCGCGCCGCTCCATCCGGGTCGCCTCGGGCGGATGGTGCACGATCGCGACCGGCGGCCCGCCCAGATGATCCCAGGGCGACCGGTGCAGGCGCCGGGCTATCTCGGCGGCCGTGATGGACGAAGTGGCCGTGGTGGCGACGGCGATACGTGATTCCCCCCTACTGGTCATGAGCCCATGGTGGCAGTCCGCGGCGACAGCGCCACCGAATTGGCCCCGACGGCCCGTCGGCCAACGGCGGGATTCCGCCAGGGCCTTCGGGCGGGCGCGCCCCGCGGGCCCGCGCGACCGGCGGACCCGGCCGGGGTGGGTGCCGGATTGTCACGCCGTGATACTGCGGGATCGCGCGACCGCGGACCCGGCCCGAGGGGGCCCCGGCCCGAGCGCGGGCCCGCGTGACCGCGGACCCGGCCCGAGCGAGAGCGGGCGCTCACCGCGTCGCAGGAGGTCGTGGCCGCGCCGGCCCCGGCGGGGAGGCGGTGCTTCGGGCCGGGCTGCGGCGCGGCGAGACCGGCAGCCCCGGCCTCGGGGGAGCGGTTCCGTTCCGATGCGGCGGCGGGCGCGCTGCCGGAGGTCCCGTATCCGGCGCCGGGCGCGATCGACTGCGAGAGCCCCGGCTCCTCCTCGCCGATCGCCTCCGCGACCATTCCCCCACCCCTGTGAGTATGGCCACGAAACGGGCGAAGGGTCCCTAACGATCACTTTCTCCTGAGAGAGTGTTGCGCTGTAGGTCATGTGTTCTTTGCGGGCAGTTCCCAGTGAAGATCCACGAACCACCAGGGAGCTCGTCCGTGTCCGCCATCGCCCGGTGGTGCATCAGGCACCGACTCGTCACCGTCCTGCTCTGGCTGTCGGCCCTCTGCGGCGTCTCGTCGGCCGCGGCGTTCGCGGGTACGGCGTACTCGAACGACTACGACATACCGGGCACCGAGTCGGGCCGGGCCGCCGACCTCCTCCGGGACGGCTTCCACGGTGGCTTCGACGGCGGGGACACCATCGTCTGGCACAGCGCTCAGGGCAGTGTCCGGGCTGCCGCCGTCGAGCAGCGGATGGCGGCCATGCTGGAGGAGGTCGAGCGCCTGGACGGCGTCGCCTCGGTCACCGGCCCGTACGGCGCGTCCCCCGAGCCCCGGTTCGGGGAGGCGGCGGGCGGGTCTTCCGGCGGTGCCCCGGGTGGTACGGGCGGTACGCCGGAAGGCGCGGGCAACACCGGCGACACGGGCAACACCGGCAACACCGGCAACACCGGCAACACGGAGAGTGCAGCCGATGCAGCCGGTGCCGAGGGTGCCGAGGGTGCCGCCGGGGCGGAATCGGCGAAGGACACCGGGACGAGGTCCGGGACGGGCTCCGGGAACGACTCCGGGCAGAGCGCCGGTCAAGCCGCCGGGACGGGCTCCGGGAACGACTCCGGCTCCGGCGCGGGCTCCGCCCAGGACCTCGGCGCGAGTTCCGACAAGCCCGGCGGATCCGCGCAGATCAGCGACGACGGCCGTACCGCCTATGCGACCGTCGCCTTCGAGGGGAAGGCCGGGCACGTCCCAGAGGCCCAGGCGCGAGCCGTCGTCGACACGGCCAGGTCGGCTGCCGGCGACGGTCTCCAGGTCGAACTCGGCGGTCCCGCCACCGCACTCACCGAGACGCCCACCTCGCACCTCGCGGAGATCGTCGGCGTCGCCGTGGCGGCGGTGGTCCTCTTCCTCGCCTTCGGGTCGCTGGCCGCCAGCCTGCTGCCCGTCGCCACCGCGCTCATCAGCGTCGGCGCCGCCTACGCGGGCATCGTGCTCCTCGGCCACGCCATGGACGTGGCGGACTTCGCGCCCGTGCTCGGGTTGCTGATCGGGCTCGGCGTCGGGATCGACTACGCCCTGTTCATCGTCACCCGGCACCGCAAGGGCCTCCGGCGCGGGCTCCCGGTGGCCGAGGCGGCCGAGAACGCCGTGGCGACGACGGGCCGCGCGGTCGTCTTCGCCGGCCTCACCGTCTGCATCGCGCTGCTCGGAATGCTGGTCCTGCGGCTGTCCTTCCTCAACGGAGTGGCGATCGCCGCCTGTCT
It encodes the following:
- the gatB gene encoding Asp-tRNA(Asn)/Glu-tRNA(Gln) amidotransferase subunit GatB is translated as MTVTTDLVSYEDALASYDPVMGLEVHVELGTRTKMFCGCSTGLGAEPNSQTCPTCLGLPGSLPVVNAVGVESAVRIGLALHCEIAEWCRFARKNYFYPDMPKNFQTSQYDEPIAFNGYLDVQLEDGEVFRVEIERAHMEEDTGKSTHVGGATGRIHGASHSLLDYNRAGIPLIEIVTKPIVGAGDRAPEVAKAYVAELRELIRALGVSEARMEMGQMRCDVNLSLMPKGSETFGTRSETKNVNSLRSVERAVRFEARRHASVLGDGGTIVQETRHFHEDDGSTTSGRVKEEAEDYRYFPEPDLVPVAPSREWVEELRAGLPELPRVRRNRLREEWGISGHDMQSILNAGAIDPIVATIDAGADPVSARKWWMGELARNANESGRSLEELPISPGQVARVTALVADGSLNDKLARQVIEGVLAGEGDPDAVVEKRGLKVVSDEGALGAAVDEAIAGNAAVADKIRGGKVAAVGALVGAVMKATRGQADAARVKELILRKLGVTEG
- the gatA gene encoding Asp-tRNA(Asn)/Glu-tRNA(Gln) amidotransferase subunit GatA, which translates into the protein MTDSPIIKLTAAEIAARIASGALTAVEVTEAHLARIEAVDEKVHAFLHIDREGALAQARAVDEKRERGETLGPLAGVPLALKDIFTTAGIPTTVGSKILEGWIPPYDATLTRRLKEADVVILGKTNMDEFAMGSSTENSAYGPTGNPWDLTRIPGGSGGGSSAALASYEAPLAIGTDTGGSIRQPAAVTGTVGVKPTYGAVSRYGMVAFSSSLDQGGPCARTVLDAALLHEVIAGHDPLDSTSIDAPVPPVVEAARNGSVEGMRVGVVRQFRGEGYQAGVVQRFDESVRLLKELGAEIVELDCPSFDLALSAYYLIAPSECSSNLARFDGLRYGLRVGDDGTRSAEDVTSLTREEGFGDEVKRRIMLGTYALSSGYYDAYYGSAQKVRTLIKQDFERAFEQVDVIVSPTTPTTAFPIGERADDPMAMYLADLCTIPTNLAGNAAMSLPCGLAPEDGLPVGLQIIAPAMKDERLYRVGAAVEAAFVARWGHPLLEEAPSL